The sequence ttatattttcgtatttaattttatgggtattgttatatttatttttattctactaatttataatatttatatacttttaacaGGACTGGCaacagaataataaaattggtcTGACAACATATTCGTTATTGTTAATATCCTTAACGTTCAATATGTTTTTACTATGCTATATTGGTGATCTGCTAATTGAAAAGGTATTTtgcgttatatttttattcgtaatctataatatcttattacgaaattttacCTATTATTTGCATCATTTACATTACAGAGTACTAACGTCGGAATATCCTGTTGCATGATAGATTGGTATCGCTTACCAGCCAAGTCAGTGCAAGACCTCGTTTTGATCATCGCAATGTCAAGTAATCCGGCAAAAATTAGCGCCGGTAGAATAGTTAATTTATCCTTGTCTACATTCGCAAgtgtaattttttacaaagattctaactatttaaaattgatttcagCTATTTATCTGTTGACAATTAAATGTAACTCTATCTTTACAGGTTCTAAAGACGTCATTCGCGTACTTAAATTTCCTCCGAACTGCCCTTGTgtagtaatttaataattgttcaaTTTCCCAATATTTAGTCGtagaatgataaataaaaaattatatcataaatatattcagtcctgtttaaatacttgatattctcaaatattattacaggTTATCcattgaatatattatttttatagtttgaTAATGATATATGACATTTTGATAAccgtatatgtataattgttTTCGCAGTAGCTTAACCAAATGGCAAAAAATCACGAGGAACATCGacatattgatatttatttactgaAATCATACTAAAATATCAGAGTAAAgacataatacattttatcatTGCTATTTAATTTCAGCCACGTAAATTGTTATGTCTATtacatttagaaatattttctccatATTAAGTGACAAAAGAAACCACATACAAATTccaaagtattttatttacttacttattttattactatttgcTACAAATATATACGCTATACTCTTTCTTAACACTACAAGTTCTTAATCGTTATGCACTTATTCTCCAACTCACGTCTCTCCACTCACGTCTAGACAGAAAGTTATACTATAGCTTCGCTATAATTTCAAACGTCCCCTTCTCTGATGGTAATCGATTTCAAAGTAATGAAAGAGATGCACGCACACAATATCACGAGCGCAAGCTTAACTTTCAATCAATGCTACTGGACTATCGTAATCAGTTGTTTTCGAGCTATCCGCGAATATGCATCTCTCTGTGCAACATAAGTGTGATTACACACCGCGAAACTTGTACTATAAGAAAGATATCGCTTATGTAACCAAACACAGCAAGTGGATCCTGCAATCCATTGGCATTTGGCCAGCAGTAGTAGGAgatgttacaaaatttctaccAAAAATCACAATTGCACTCagtaattttgtattactCTTCGCCATTATTCCATGCACTCTGCATATCatattcgaagaaaaagatgctataatgaaattaaaattatccgGTTTACTCAGTTTCTGTTGCATTTCGTTGATGAAATACTGGGCGCTCACCCTTCGCAAACCGAGGATCAAAGGCTGCATCGAACAGATGTGGATTGACTGGGAACAGGTCAGTGAATTAACACGTTCATCGATTCTCATTGATTTTcactaatttttcattcacgagaattgtatcattttaaattaaaatgaacaatgaaatatataattaatttctataccGTTGCGTAtcacaaaatataatacgtattttctttatcCTGTATATATACAATCATCATATGGTTATCATCGATGATCGACAACGTGTGAACGCGTCAATCAGAGAAAACGCTTGACttcgaaattttccatatctttggaaagataaataaattctaatatttctactacataagtttcatatttcttttatatttcattgaagTTAAACCGTTTAGTGTTTTGTTAAGGGGACGTCCCTACTGGCAGGTGGAACTACATAAGGATCgcgaaataatgttaaaatacgGGCGAATGGGTCGAAATCTGACGATAATCTGCGCCGTATTCATGTACACCGGTGGAACAATCTATCACTCGATTTTACAGTACGCGATCGGCACTTTTGTCGATGAACATAATCGTACAATCAAACCTCTGGTATATCCTACATATAGCGCATTGTACGACGTTCAGAGTAGCCCCATTTATGATCTAGTGTACGTTATTCACTGCATGTGTGGATACGTGATGTATTCCATAACTGCCGGTGCTTGTGGATTAGCCGCTCTTTTCGCAACACACACCTGTGGACAAATCGACATCATTATATCTCGATTGAATGATCTTGTTCGTGACGAATATATGAAAGAAACGCTTAATTTAAATGCGCGATTGATAGAAATTGTTGAACGTCATTTGCGAGTTTTAAGGTACAAACAAGtgataaatgtattaatattaatgtacataatataattaatataaagaagTCTTTATACATGTCAGTGAGTACAAAAATGGTACatgatattgtattataacCGATTATAGATTTTCGGCAGCAGTAGAAATGGTGCTACAAGAAGTATGCTTCCTAGAATTTATTGGATCCACCTGTATAATATGTCTACTcgaatattattgtataacggtgagtttctttttattttcattataatatcCTATAAATTCATGATTGCTTGTTTATAATAGGATTGGGAACAGAGTAATACCATCAGTCTTACAACATATACAATGTTACTAATATCTCTGacatttaacatatttatattgtgCTATATTGGTGAACTCCTAATAGAAAaggtatattttcataatttactaaaaaatacaatatactttaaaaaatcaaacCGTTTAAAATACTTCCATAATTTTTCCacttacaatattattaataaatttttatcaaatttaatttatagctgataatttatataaatatatagattaatGATTCCTTGAGATAAACTATTatcttttacaaaaatttattaataactggCTTAGAATAtgtacttattttttaatctattattctatttctGATTTTGATTATAGAGCAGTAGTGTTGGATTGTCTTGTTTCATGATCGACTGGTTTCGTTTACCGACTAAGACAATACACGgtcttattttaatcattgCTATGTCGAATAATCCGGTTAAAATTAGCGCAGGCAGGATAACTGATTTATCTTTATCAACTTTTGGAAGTGTAAGTgactaataatatttaactaatatttaaatatttacataatcgtggatttgaaaaatcatttatcgGTCATAAAAACTACTCTATCTTTGTAGGTTCTCAAATCGTCACTGgcgtatttaaatttcctcCGGACTActgttatgtaataatttattaatttttatgtacttttatagtatttctagtagagaaaataaaaaaataagacatagcaatattttttattatcttaatacaatttatgaCATAGTGTTACCCAGATGGTACTATGTGGTCGTTCATTATCAGCAGAATTATCAGCTTCTTAGCTAGTCGACCTTTAATTGAGAataaacatgaatattttcgttttatacaTTCATGATTTAAAATGTACAACTGGAAATGCAATTTACACATAATTCGTGTGCAATTGGTTGAAAtcttatactttatttatagtCAATACCATCAATCGATaacaaatgtaattatttcagtattctccgtttttttttttattattattattttattgcaattttacaatttgtccagtgggatatttggtaaaatattatatcttaaatatacatagcatgtggatggttacccccagcggggtaccatcttcgtgtttgttaggttatatcctttgtgtaTTTCTCCGTGACAGCATGATAAGAATCTTTCTTAGTTCTTATTGTCTTCAAACTTGACATTTCACAAAAGTAAAACGTTAAACAACGTTTATTGCATAATATACAACAACAATGTACATTTGTAtgtcatatatgtattttgtgtATAGATAATagcaaagagaaaatttttgtatgctaatagtattgtagtttataattttatatttaataaaataacgtaaaaacattttttaagtgttacagtaaaatataacgtaatgaaaaGTTAGTAACAATATGTTACAAAACCTAACATAAATTGTATTGAAATCTATATTGTTTCAGCAAAATATTATGATACaggtatattataaaaaaaatatattaacaagaTGGCAGAAAAAACAACAGTGGGAGGCATACCGATTGAATGTTTAACTGGAGAACCTGCAATTATTTGGTCTGGTTGGCGTATATTAGGGGACAGAGAACTTGTTAGAGAAGCCTCTGCAAAAGGCACTCACATTAATCTTGCTTATAAATGTCTAGCTTATAGAAGAAGATGTTCTATCGAAGATGCTCAGCATTATTTCAACAAAGAAGTTGAAACTTGGATTATAGAACTTCTAAAGAAACATCAAATTTACAGGGCCTcccatattttaaataatatggtatataaaattttaagtacTGACAAgcaatatattattctttacaTTAATGTAGTTCTTTTATAGGACAAAAATCCAGTggaatatatattcaaaatttgtgTAAACTGCAAGGATTTtacattaagaaattatttatcagaaTATCTAATAAGTGTTGCACACTTTGAAAATGAATACATAGATTCatggaatataataaaaagtattgtagaatttgaacaaaaatatatgtaagtttcttcataaataattagtttaaaTAGATCAAAAGGTAAGAAATACCATTTGTTTAGGGTTGAAGATGGCTTGAGCTCTTCTTTATGTATAGaggatattataaaattaccaGAAGATATAAAACAAGCATTATGtactgaattatatttttctataactgAACAATctctttcaaaaaatataactaaTATTATGCTATGGGATTATTTACtgtcaaataataaaattgaactaATGAGATTTTGGATTGACATTTACTATGGCAGTGATACAATAGAAGAAGTAAATGAAGTTAATGAAGAATACAAGTCGTTGTTTCATACTTTGGATATAGTACCAGATATGATTGAAGCTATTGATTCTTCAGATGCCAGTACTCTTATAAAAGATCTAGCTAAAAATCATTTATGTAGGTAAGtccatataaaatacatttatgaaatatatttaaatatttaaatatttatttactaatatttaatatataggTATGGCGTATTTGTAGAGAGAGAACAACgtgatgtaaaattattactagCACGTATATATGCCAGTGCAATGACAATATCagaatttaatacaatattatcatataaatcttgtaatattaataaaactgaatttatgaagaaaatCGACAAAGAATTGTGTCTTGCACATTGCTTGAGTGAAACAAGTACTCAGGAAGATGAAACCAAGATCATTGAATTGTATGATGTATTGACAAAAATGTGTGAAAATCAAGAACCGTTACAAGATATATTAACagaaggaatttttaaaacaatttactaTCTTTCTGACGATGTAACCGAATATTTgaagcaaaattatttaatagttttagtattgatattttcataccAGTCTAGAGAAAGTGCAATATGCAATCAAGATAAAGACACAGTACTAAAAGAAATTactctaaaaaatatatttacaagtaAAAATCCTCTGCAATTATGCAACTATGATATTTCGAATGAAGTTCTTCAGAATACATTAAAACAAGTGACAATTCTTGAATccattataaaaaaagaaccaAAGAACAAAGTTACAATGTATGAATTATTAGAtggttacaaaaatttaaacgttaaacaattatataagTGGCGTTTTAATAATGAACCAATGCCTCATTTTTCTAATGATActcttgttaaaaaatatggatATACAGAAgatttaacatataaatacTATTTGAAAGAAGCCCGTCCTAATATGGCTATATTTAGCTTAAAACATTCCCAAGGAAAACTAATTGGAAATGTTTCTTCCAGAAGgtaaagaagaattatatagtaattcatgtatttatgtatttcagaatatattatgcatattTGTACTACACTTATAGGAAATATAAAGCGGCTCTGTACGCGCATAGTCTTGCCTTACGAAATTTAGAGAAACCtgaaattttacatacttGTATTTCTTTCATGGAAATATTAGGTATTGATTCAGAAAATTTAAGGCTGCATATAACCGtggcaaattatatttataaacagaTTAATATTCCTATTGGTAATTATGTTCATtggatatttattagaattgaTAATCATAGGtcttcaatatattttttaattaacaggAAATTtactagaaaatataatatacaaaaatgaaaatgatttaatgACTGTAATGTCTTATCTTGAAAGTAGTTTTCAAACAAGTTGCactgaaaattcaattaatgaTAGTCAAGAGTTcgtaaatgtattaaaaatatgggATGTTATTGTACGATTTGCAGCAGCACACAACTTTGCTTTCCCAATcagctttttaaaatttttagcaAGTAAAAATCACTGGTTTGAATTTGTATTAGTTTGTCACATCTTTAATTATCCCCTGAACCAGGTAATAATTttgagttttaattaatttatacaaggtttctaaaattaaaaaaaaaatatcctcTTCATTGCTTCTAGATATTGGAAAATACAGAACATTTTGAAGACACAATTCTTAGAGAACATTTATTAACTTGTTTGAGTAATATTCAACTCACTAAATCTCAATTAGCTGTATGTAATgaacaaaagataaaatcaCGAGATGTTAGACAatcattatattacaaaattggaGTTAAACAAAGTGTAAGTAGTAAATGTCATATAttcaaaacatattttattaaatactacattatattgttattaaataggGATCACCCAGTTATGATTCACCAGTCTCAGCAGATTTAGCAAGCACTTATGATTCTCATAATATAAGTGAATATACTGTAAATGATAACATTTGTTCTCCAAATGATGATTTGTGGTTGATTATATTGAAATGTCACCAAAGCCCAGATCCACCTGGTGCTTTAATCAATTCATCCCGGTTAACTTCAAAGCCTTTCCTTATAGTTTTAGCATCCTGTTATgaggtattttatatattagtaatttcatatttttctcaactataaaattttccagGACATACCATGCTTTTCTtattgaatatcttttttagCCATCTTCAATTGCAGCATATTGTTATTCATGGATGGTAATATCTACCACagataaagaaattctttctaaTTATAAAGAATGTTTAGAACAACAAGTATGGACAGCTAACCAAGTTTATAACTTATTGGATCAAATGGTAACATATGGATATATTACTATTGTTAGTAAagcttataaaatttttatgccTGTAAGTATACTTTACCTTTATATGAATATCCtgttttatcttattttcctAATACAGTTTGATTGTAGGAAAGTctcttcaatttattttttgactTTCTCATAGAATGTGTAATTTATGGTGATCTTAAAAGTTGCcaacaaaaattattggatTTTAAAGCACAATGTGTAGATCTAAAATGTAATGTATGTATCAAGCACTATTTCACTATTTAACAATTacgtgaaataatatgaaaattacgtatttttcaGGAAGCTATAGATTGGAATTGCTCAGATGCCACatacttgaataatttatactgGATTGCAATTGTTACAATTAAATGCCTTATTGCAACACTCGCTCATGGTCTAAGAAGTACACATctccaaataaaatttctcgaaattttgataaaatgtaacatttataagaattttccAGGTACTGCTATCttgtatgaattattatttcaataattgatAATGAACATCAGACATAAACTAATTTCCTTGTTCATTACAGGTTTCGTTCCAATCTTTCCATTTTTGCTAcaagttataaaaattcttcaaaaaacCAATGTCACATTAAATTTTGCGGCATTTACGGTATCAGacaatgtatataattttgatacagAAATTCATAGGTGCATTAATGATTTAATAAGAACTGAAGATTATACTAGtgcattaaaattatcaaatgtaGCGGGATTTAATTCGTCTGAAATAATCTTAGCTCAGgtattatcttattttttatataagtaCAAGTTTTCAtcgttgatattttaattattaatcctTTTAGTGCcgaagtaaatttaaatattatatacaaaaaaatgagaaaattgaagataatttTTGGAACGAATGTGcactaaattttaaaaaatacaacattTCATATGAAAAAGCAGCAGAATTTTTTGTTGAGCATGCTGAAAAAGTTACTTCTCATAAAGAAAggtatatgatattttttatctagAGACATCAATGACATATAGATTTaatcaaatatgaaatatatgttttaacagatatgaaatattaaaactagCTTTTGAAACCTTAAAGAATATTGAAACAGAGCAACAAGATATTGATGTTCTTGAAACAGCTATGTGGAAATCATGTATTTTAGCAGGTCCTGAAAATGTGCAATTAGATGATGGACCTTATATcttcaataaactaaaaacAGAATTGTTATCAGGactaaataaattgaaatttggcTATACCTTAAGTAACATACAAGAGAAAAATGCAattgaaagtttaattaatacattaattgaCTTAGGTAAACTGGATACAGCATTAAGAAtaagtacaatttttaattacaaacataaggtaaatttcattaaaccttcattaataaatatgtattaactattttaattgtaattgtagGATTTACAAATTCTGATGTTATGTTTGAGTTTAGCAGAAGgtgaaatttcaccaaatgatttaaatattgaacaaCAAAGTCTTCTGAAAGAAGTAAATAAGAATAAGCAACAAAAATACAATGCCTTAAAGAATCGTGGTTTACAAAGattttcttcagtttcttcATGTATgtctaatttatattttcattgcaacaaattattaactagcacatatttataacaaaacttTGATTACAGTGATCACTTCAATCAGTACTGaaatgaataaactaaaacATGAAGATGTTCATGGAATACAAATGGAGTGTTTatcaattttagaaaaattacttaatatcCTGGAACATGGAGTAGACATATGTCTTCGcattgtattatgttataaattagCCATGCAACTGGAGAAAAGTTATCAGTTCTTGTTAATGTTAAACAATccaattgaatttttacaagaaattacagaaagtgataatattaaaaataaatctgaaattattaatgatatagTTATTGCATACAAAATAAACAATGATAATGTTGCAACATTTTTGGCTGAAAATATTACTCTAAATATTAACCGTGCAGTAGAAGGTATgtaatgatattataaatttatacacaaCTATAAAAAGTTTGCTTTTGTAGGTGGATATGAAAATAACGTTTGCTTGTGGGGATATTccttaaatacaaattttcgtgTTATTATGGAACTATGCAATGATGTTTCACTCCTTGGTTGGAAACTCTTAAAAACGGCAAATAAATTGCTTGGACATTCTCATGGCGAAAAAACAAGCGgtactataataaaatataattatcattacaTTCCTATAAtaactaaatttattattaaaacctTTTCTATTGTTTAGCATTTACTCTGAAGACGATTGCAGAATTATTAATACGTGCTCATGATTGTTTTACAACTTCCTGCAATATGGAAGGGATAGCATCGGTATTATGTAAATGTCAAATTTTCGCAAATGTTTTGCAGAATCTTAAGTACTGGACATTACTAGTACGttattttacaagaattaaataaacaaaattttatacactgtacttaaaaaatatataatatcaaacaattttagGTACGTCTTGTAACAGGTGTTGGTCGTTTCACAGAaatgaattatgtatttcaaattttaaaagaaaatgatcagtttgaatttttacttgGAAAAGGACTAAATAAGGTTTCTTTACgcttcttatttttctaaatacatatataaatactatatacaatattatattaaacatgtTACAGGTAATAGGTCTAGAAACAGCAATTTTGGAATTCCTGAAGCGTCATTGTCCTGAAAATAAAGAACTTTTTACTCTGGTAGCTTTACATTTTCGACTATATCATGAACTAGCACATATGTGGAAAAATGAAGcgaaagatataattaatacaataatatcagATGCTACAAAAGATCATATGAAATTGCAAAGTACTGTTCAAcatgaaaaaaaattcatcaaaactgaaaatattctgaaacaGTTACACTTAGCTGTTACTAATTATACTCACGCAACAGAATACTATTTACAGGTAAAACATTATCTagattatttgtataaataaaaatttataatatggaTATGTTATAGgctaataaattaaatcttgCTAATCAATGTTCTGATCAAGTACAATTAGTTGCTCTCCAACTTTCACTTTTTAATACTGTGTCTTATAATCAACAAGTAATCTGTATACTTAATTTAAAACCTGGAGATATTGATAAAGTATTATGTCATAACTTAAGCTTCTCTCAAGCTTTTATTGTCATTCATGCATATAATCATCACGTAGATTGGGCTAATCTGATTTATAGCCATTGTATAttaaatggagaaaaaaaatatttgaaagattttataGCAGTAAATAAGCTCACCCCTGGTCTTGTAAGAAATTGTGTACGCAGGCAAGTTAACTattgttttaaagaaataatttatttttgaatatttctttccattttaatcgttattaactttattataGGTACAGACTGGAAAAAAGCATTACTCATACTATGACAGataacatgaaaatattaatttctgaattGTCAGATGTGGagtgtaaatatgtattagcCAGTCAATTGGGATTTAAAGGTATTGTAGAAACAATGCTCAATAATCCTATGATAGGTGCATATCTAAAAGACACTGTATGGAAAAAAGGATATAatgctatttaaatattttcattaaactaTATATTCCTTATAAACATTCATAAACGTTGTAACATCCAAagtgtatatgtatgtttttattactgtttttgaataaataaatatgtttttatatatttatattgtcaccaaatttctttattttttcaactCGGAATATATAGGGCGACCCCACTGTGTgtataaacttttaattatacttaaaaacaacagaattatttattgagCTTCATATTTCTaatgtacaatttaatatgtataatgtaaaatttaagacAATAATTAtggataaaaatgtatgttataaaaaaatcttaTGGCATAGTCAAACAGAAAAAGCAGCAGTTCTTAAATTGgacgtatatataaaaaaacacgaacaaaaattcggaaaaatattattccaaaaaATGTTGTCACGAAAACAACTAAAATTACTGAGACTTATGCATAAATTAATGAGAGCTATCGAGAAAGCAGAGATTGATAAACAACAaggtacaattttataattttttcagatattattttaaaatttcattattttttttagcaTTTCAATTGCTAAAGGCATCTAACGATGCAATAAAAACAACGATTTCTACATTTCAAGATTCAATGAAACGATACAAAGAAAGCGTGAAAACGGAATTTGCAAAACTCGATTGTTTAAGTACAAATCGACTTTTAAGtattaattgtacatatacataatttatcaatGTTGAACAAGTATATCATAAGATAcctaaaagtaaaatatttttttaactattattattattttaattattatctatcattttattttatttaaatgaaagatGCTGGagcaatataattaaataaaatttattataaatcaatacAACATTAGCATTTTATGCATATTACagtattattactttttatttcaaaagtgtcattaattcaaataaaattgaaggAGGAGAACTACTTCAATTCCAAGAAGACTatgttgtaaatatatatctacatatttcataaaatgtaattatatttttacaaatgatacataaaatatttatttaagatttatttcgttgagatagatataatatatcaatataatatataaatgtcaaTTCATATTACGAAAAAAATGATGATATGGATTTATGATTCTTatgagaatttaaaatatttgcatttaatcGACGTTTAATAGAATTGGTATCTATATCACTTgtattttccttcctttttatatttgtagtaTGTAATACTGAATTATTTAAGTTCCATTGCAGACTTTCAGCCACATGAAAATCACAATGTTcctgatattttaatataggTATCATTTGATAACATTTTAAACATTGTTTAGAAGGAACTTCAATTGAGTTAGATgagttttttttaattaggaaACTAGAAATATCATtatctcttcttccttttgaAGCGTtggttttagatttattttttcccttcaacattttcactatagtttcttttgaaatatcctttttactttctgttttcatatataattttgctttttcttgtaaatatGAAGGTAACAATACAACTACAGTAGGATCAATATTACTCAAAtcaggaaatatttcttctagtTGTATATCTTGTTCATTaatcattttgttattttcatttaattttatatttgaagaagTTGGCccattttccatttcattgtttgtatacattttatcaCTATTCTCCTTCATATTCAAATCCAGTTTTTCGTCAAAAttacttttctcattttttacactatcttcatttacattttcaaactcaatatctatatttacattgtCGTTTAATTCAATCAACCTAATATCATTTACATgtgtatcttttaaattactttcttttgGGTTGAaaacattcataaaaaatgattcCTTAAAATCATTTTGATCTAAGGGATCattcaaattaaaacaatttgtcttcttttcataaaatgtttttattttatttccttcatttaatgaattgattaaattatttaatcttctGGAAGTAGGAGACCAAtctgtttttatattacaacTTTGTTCACCTAATTGTGCACTTATTCTAGAACATTTTTTCCCAACATGTTTTAGTTTATTACTTAATGCATTGTTAATTTCATCACTATTAGAATctacattaataattttatcgacatctaaatcactttttattttcttagtaatattttctactgAATATATACTTTCTACTTTCGTATTTTCTGTTTGTGCATCTATTCTCTTATGAGGCTCTGATTCGTttgatttaaagaaattccGAAAATTTCCGCTACCTTTAGCTGCTATAAATTTACCAGCTGATATACCTAAATATGCAATTGGACATTGTGTTGACTTAGATATGATTTGTACACAACGAATTGCCATATTTCCTGgtttatatgaatttaaagTACATGAACGTGATTGTGATACTGTAGCCTTATTTTGATAAT comes from Bombus pyrosoma isolate SC7728 linkage group LG2, ASM1482585v1, whole genome shotgun sequence and encodes:
- the LOC122573212 gene encoding spatacsin isoform X1, coding for MAEKTTVGGIPIECLTGEPAIIWSGWRILGDRELVREASAKGTHINLAYKCLAYRRRCSIEDAQHYFNKEVETWIIELLKKHQIYRASHILNNMDKNPVEYIFKICVNCKDFTLRNYLSEYLISVAHFENEYIDSWNIIKSIVEFEQKYMVEDGLSSSLCIEDIIKLPEDIKQALCTELYFSITEQSLSKNITNIMLWDYLLSNNKIELMRFWIDIYYGSDTIEEVNEVNEEYKSLFHTLDIVPDMIEAIDSSDASTLIKDLAKNHLCRYGVFVEREQRDVKLLLARIYASAMTISEFNTILSYKSCNINKTEFMKKIDKELCLAHCLSETSTQEDETKIIELYDVLTKMCENQEPLQDILTEGIFKTIYYLSDDVTEYLKQNYLIVLVLIFSYQSRESAICNQDKDTVLKEITLKNIFTSKNPLQLCNYDISNEVLQNTLKQVTILESIIKKEPKNKVTMYELLDGYKNLNVKQLYKWRFNNEPMPHFSNDTLVKKYGYTEDLTYKYYLKEARPNMAIFSLKHSQGKLIGNVSSRRKYKAALYAHSLALRNLEKPEILHTCISFMEILGIDSENLRLHITVANYIYKQINIPIGNLLENIIYKNENDLMTVMSYLESSFQTSCTENSINDSQEFVNVLKIWDVIVRFAAAHNFAFPISFLKFLASKNHWFEFVLVCHIFNYPLNQILENTEHFEDTILREHLLTCLSNIQLTKSQLAVCNEQKIKSRDVRQSLYYKIGVKQSGSPSYDSPVSADLASTYDSHNISEYTVNDNICSPNDDLWLIILKCHQSPDPPGALINSSRLTSKPFLIVLASCYEPSSIAAYCYSWMVISTTDKEILSNYKECLEQQVWTANQVYNLLDQMVTYGYITIVSKAYKIFMPESLFNLFFDFLIECVIYGDLKSCQQKLLDFKAQCVDLKCNEAIDWNCSDATYLNNLYWIAIVTIKCLIATLAHGLRSTHLQIKFLEILIKCNIYKNFPGFVPIFPFLLQVIKILQKTNVTLNFAAFTVSDNVYNFDTEIHRCINDLIRTEDYTSALKLSNVAGFNSSEIILAQCRSKFKYYIQKNEKIEDNFWNECALNFKKYNISYEKAAEFFVEHAEKVTSHKERYEILKLAFETLKNIETEQQDIDVLETAMWKSCILAGPENVQLDDGPYIFNKLKTELLSGLNKLKFGYTLSNIQEKNAIESLINTLIDLGKLDTALRISTIFNYKHKDLQILMLCLSLAEGEISPNDLNIEQQSLLKEVNKNKQQKYNALKNRGLQRFSSVSSLITSISTEMNKLKHEDVHGIQMECLSILEKLLNILEHGVDICLRIVLCYKLAMQLEKSYQFLLMLNNPIEFLQEITESDNIKNKSEIINDIVIAYKINNDNVATFLAENITLNINRAVEGGYENNVCLWGYSLNTNFRVIMELCNDVSLLGWKLLKTANKLLGHSHGEKTSAFTLKTIAELLIRAHDCFTTSCNMEGIASVLCKCQIFANVLQNLKYWTLLVRLVTGVGRFTEMNYVFQILKENDQFEFLLGKGLNKVIGLETAILEFLKRHCPENKELFTLVALHFRLYHELAHMWKNEAKDIINTIISDATKDHMKLQSTVQHEKKFIKTENILKQLHLAVTNYTHATEYYLQANKLNLANQCSDQVQLVALQLSLFNTVSYNQQVICILNLKPGDIDKVLCHNLSFSQAFIVIHAYNHHVDWANLIYSHCILNGEKKYLKDFIAVNKLTPGLVRNCVRRYRLEKSITHTMTDNMKILISELSDVECKYVLASQLGFKGIVETMLNNPMIGAYLKDTVWKKGYNAI